The Corynebacterium glaucum genome includes a region encoding these proteins:
- a CDS encoding DUF2505 domain-containing protein gives MTVRSETTVTINHPAEKVAEAYASEAYWAHIAETLSPEPGQLHEFTGDTATLFEILPKSIMPEAAQALISQDLKLKRVVNIGKLAGGSATHTFTGDVKGTPVDFSGEIAQSSDGETTTLTYDNEVKVDIPFMGAALEPKVAEALEEIVSNEAKLTEQWISDNL, from the coding sequence ATGACTGTACGTAGCGAAACCACCGTTACCATCAACCACCCTGCCGAGAAGGTCGCCGAGGCTTACGCCTCCGAGGCGTACTGGGCCCACATTGCGGAGACCCTCTCCCCCGAACCCGGCCAGCTACACGAGTTCACTGGCGACACGGCGACCCTGTTCGAGATTCTGCCGAAGTCGATCATGCCGGAGGCAGCGCAGGCACTGATCTCGCAGGACCTGAAGCTCAAGCGCGTGGTGAACATTGGCAAGCTTGCCGGCGGCTCGGCGACCCACACCTTCACCGGCGACGTGAAGGGCACCCCGGTGGACTTCTCCGGTGAAATCGCGCAGTCCTCCGACGGCGAGACCACTACCCTTACCTACGACAACGAGGTCAAGGTGGACATCCCGTTTATGGGTGCTGCACTGGAGCCGAAGGTGGCCGAGGCGCTTGAGGAGATTGTGTCGAACGAGGCCAAGCTCACCGAGCAGTGGATCTCTGACAACCTCTAG
- a CDS encoding UDP-N-acetylmuramate dehydrogenase translates to MVKVQDSSFASLTTLRVGGTPRETTSCTTAEELAATVAQLDADRQPLLVVGGGSNLVVAEGPLDLTAVLVRNEGISLVDGLLRASAGTTWDDVVVFAVEHGLGGIEALSGIPGSAGATPVQNVGAYGSEISDVLTRVRLYNRETGADEWVPASALDLAYRYSNLKFTSRAVVLEIELQLTPTELSIPLRHLGGEQVSLAEARKSVLETRRAKGMVLDEADHDTWSAGSFFTNPVVPTALADEIEAKVGEENMPRFAVAGGDGTKEAMEKLSAAWLIERAGFPKGFPGEEAPARLSTKHTLALTNRGHATADDIVALARRVQEGVDKQFGVELHPEPVWVALGLNNLP, encoded by the coding sequence TTGGTGAAGGTGCAAGACTCATCATTCGCCTCCCTGACCACGCTGCGCGTTGGCGGCACCCCGCGCGAGACCACCAGCTGCACCACGGCCGAGGAACTCGCCGCAACCGTCGCGCAGCTCGACGCCGATCGCCAGCCACTCCTCGTCGTCGGCGGAGGGTCGAACTTGGTGGTTGCGGAGGGTCCCCTCGACCTCACGGCAGTGCTCGTGCGCAATGAGGGCATTTCGCTTGTCGACGGCCTGTTGCGCGCCTCGGCAGGCACCACCTGGGACGATGTTGTGGTGTTCGCCGTTGAGCACGGGCTTGGCGGCATCGAAGCGCTCTCAGGCATCCCCGGTTCGGCCGGTGCCACCCCGGTCCAGAACGTGGGTGCCTACGGCTCCGAGATCTCGGACGTGCTCACCCGCGTGCGTCTTTACAACCGCGAGACTGGCGCCGACGAGTGGGTACCCGCCTCTGCGCTGGATCTGGCGTACCGCTACTCCAACCTGAAGTTCACCTCCCGCGCCGTCGTGCTCGAAATCGAGCTTCAGCTCACGCCGACCGAGCTGTCCATCCCACTGCGCCACCTTGGCGGCGAGCAGGTCTCGCTGGCGGAGGCCCGCAAGTCCGTGCTGGAGACGCGCCGGGCAAAGGGCATGGTGCTCGACGAGGCGGACCACGACACCTGGTCGGCCGGATCGTTCTTCACCAACCCTGTCGTGCCTACCGCTTTGGCCGATGAGATCGAGGCCAAGGTCGGTGAGGAGAACATGCCCCGCTTCGCGGTTGCCGGCGGTGACGGCACCAAAGAGGCAATGGAGAAGCTCTCGGCAGCGTGGCTCATTGAGCGCGCCGGCTTCCCCAAGGGGTTCCCGGGGGAAGAGGCTCCAGCACGGTTATCGACGAAGCACACGCTCGCCCTGACCAACCGTGGACACGCCACCGCCGACGACATTGTGGCTCTGGCGAGGCGGGTCCAAGAGGGCGTCGATAAGCAATTTGGTGTTGAGCTGCACCCCGAGCCGGTGTGGGTGGCTTTAGGGCTGAACAACCTGCCGTAG
- a CDS encoding HepT-like ribonuclease domain-containing protein → MSRDTPSRVRDALDAIEKCCNYSQLAKTDPRLTAMAEDAIERNLQVLGESLNHLPTEVTDQFPEVPWAQIRGFRNLLVHQYFIIDTSIIEDIVANHLPLLEDALRQVVQP, encoded by the coding sequence GTGAGTAGGGATACGCCGAGTAGGGTGCGGGACGCGCTGGACGCGATTGAGAAGTGCTGTAACTATTCTCAGCTGGCGAAAACCGACCCAAGGCTCACTGCTATGGCAGAGGATGCCATCGAACGTAACCTTCAAGTACTTGGGGAGTCCTTAAACCATTTGCCAACGGAAGTTACTGATCAGTTCCCAGAAGTACCGTGGGCTCAGATTAGAGGCTTCCGAAACTTGTTGGTCCACCAGTACTTCATCATCGATACCTCAATCATCGAGGACATCGTTGCCAACCATTTGCCCCTATTAGAGGACGCGCTACGGCAGGTTGTTCAGCCCTAA
- a CDS encoding nucleotidyltransferase family protein — translation MMRTQLSPESRASRELVRAHRSELEKLLEKYQAQNPKFCGSVARGTADSESDIDIIVQMDPSLGNVLMRASGLMEETRKLLGRDDIDIFPEQLLKPEVARSVQEDAVDV, via the coding sequence ATGATGCGCACGCAATTGAGCCCTGAATCCCGCGCCTCGAGGGAGCTCGTTCGTGCGCACCGCAGCGAGCTTGAGAAGCTTCTAGAGAAGTACCAAGCGCAGAATCCAAAGTTCTGCGGCTCCGTTGCGCGGGGGACCGCTGACAGCGAATCGGACATCGACATCATCGTGCAGATGGATCCTTCGCTAGGCAACGTATTGATGCGCGCTTCGGGACTCATGGAGGAGACTCGCAAACTACTGGGCCGCGACGATATTGACATTTTTCCGGAGCAGCTGCTCAAGCCCGAAGTAGCTCGATCCGTCCAGGAAGATGCGGTGGACGTGTGA
- a CDS encoding long-chain-fatty-acid--CoA ligase, translating into MTAPDPNVTQPWLEYYSEWTKPPLTYGDRTLPQMYEENLSRNANKPATRFFGRSLTYAELDKDIRRAAAGLKAFGVRPGDRVTIMLPNCPQHVVAYYAVHMLGAVVVEHNPLYTANELRPQFKDHAARIAIVWDKTASTLEQLRGDTPLETLVSVNMTKAMPRLQQLALRIPFGKLREAREALTGQARNTVPWEALISTAIGGDGDDIAAPDSITPDSPALILYTSGTTGAPKGAVLTHTNLIANPVQGAAWVKELQTENQRMLATLPFFHAYGLAFSLTLPVLIGSELILLPSPQMDLVMKALKNDNPTFVPGVPTLFERIVSTAKEQNVDLSKVQIGFSGASSLPAKVIEDWEDLTGGYLVEGYGLTETGPILIGNPRSADRRPGYIGIPFPDTEIRIVNPENPDELMPYGEAGEIIARGPQVFAGYLNNDEATEKAFHNGWFRTGDMGVMEEDGFIKLVSRIKELIITGGFNVYPAEVEDVMRRHPDITEVAVVGRPREDGSEDVVACVVLEDGAALDPDGLKEFARENLTRYKVPRTFYHFEELNRDQMGKVRRREVRDSLLARLAEH; encoded by the coding sequence ATGACTGCGCCCGACCCGAACGTGACCCAACCCTGGCTGGAGTACTACTCCGAGTGGACAAAACCGCCGCTGACCTACGGCGATCGCACCCTGCCGCAAATGTACGAGGAGAATCTCTCCCGCAATGCGAACAAGCCCGCAACGCGCTTCTTCGGCCGCTCACTGACCTACGCAGAGCTGGACAAAGACATACGCCGCGCGGCAGCCGGCCTGAAGGCCTTCGGCGTTCGCCCGGGCGACCGCGTCACCATCATGCTGCCAAACTGCCCGCAGCACGTGGTCGCCTACTACGCAGTGCACATGCTTGGCGCCGTCGTGGTCGAGCACAACCCGCTCTACACCGCCAACGAGCTGCGCCCGCAGTTCAAGGACCACGCAGCCCGCATCGCCATCGTCTGGGACAAGACGGCAAGCACACTTGAACAGTTGCGCGGGGACACACCGCTGGAAACCCTCGTCAGCGTGAACATGACCAAGGCTATGCCGCGCCTGCAGCAACTCGCTCTGCGCATCCCGTTCGGCAAGCTGCGCGAGGCTCGCGAGGCCCTCACTGGACAGGCACGCAACACCGTTCCGTGGGAGGCGTTGATCAGCACCGCCATTGGCGGCGACGGTGATGACATCGCCGCCCCGGATTCCATCACCCCGGATTCCCCCGCGCTCATCCTCTACACCTCCGGCACGACCGGGGCGCCGAAGGGCGCGGTGCTCACCCACACCAACCTCATCGCGAACCCCGTGCAGGGCGCGGCGTGGGTCAAGGAACTGCAGACCGAGAACCAGCGCATGCTAGCTACCCTGCCGTTCTTCCACGCCTACGGTCTCGCCTTTTCGCTCACCCTGCCCGTACTCATCGGCTCGGAGCTCATCCTGCTTCCGTCGCCGCAAATGGACTTGGTGATGAAGGCGCTGAAGAACGACAACCCGACCTTCGTCCCTGGCGTGCCCACGCTGTTCGAGCGCATCGTCAGCACCGCGAAGGAGCAGAACGTCGACCTGTCGAAGGTGCAGATCGGCTTCTCCGGAGCCTCCTCGCTGCCGGCGAAGGTCATCGAGGACTGGGAGGACCTCACCGGCGGTTACCTCGTCGAGGGCTACGGCCTCACCGAGACTGGCCCGATCCTGATCGGCAACCCGCGCTCCGCGGATCGCCGCCCGGGCTACATCGGCATTCCGTTCCCGGACACCGAGATCCGCATCGTGAACCCCGAGAATCCGGACGAGCTCATGCCCTACGGCGAGGCAGGTGAGATCATCGCCCGCGGCCCGCAGGTCTTCGCCGGCTACCTCAACAACGACGAGGCCACCGAGAAGGCGTTCCACAACGGCTGGTTCCGCACCGGTGACATGGGCGTGATGGAAGAAGACGGCTTTATCAAGCTGGTCAGCCGCATCAAGGAGCTCATCATCACCGGCGGTTTCAACGTCTACCCGGCCGAGGTAGAGGACGTTATGCGCCGCCACCCGGATATCACCGAAGTCGCAGTCGTTGGCCGGCCCCGCGAGGACGGTTCCGAAGACGTCGTTGCCTGCGTCGTGCTCGAGGACGGTGCCGCCCTCGACCCAGACGGTCTCAAGGAATTCGCTCGCGAGAATCTCACTCGCTACAAGGTCCCGCGCACCTTCTACCACTTCGAGGAGCTCAACCGCGACCAGATGGGCAAGGTCCGCCGCCGCGAGGTCCGCGACTCCCTCCTCGCTCGCCTCGCCGAGCACTAA
- a CDS encoding long-chain-fatty-acid--CoA ligase: MGAFESKAWIENYAEWTDPYPDLGSDTLVSMFNQIVANSPKNKATWFMGKELTYGELNEKVSNAAAALVGIGVRSGDRVAVALPNCPQHVIAVTALLRIGATVVAHNPLYTSYELKSQFLDHGAKVAIVFDREADTFLKLREDTPLETIITVNMIDEMPLRLRTVLSIPLPPIAKKRAELSKPAPGTIAWKDFLSGAKGKVHGASVTQDTVAFILYTSGTTGEPKGAPLTHRNIVAVLKGCLEWVEKWGGDVEEKVLAVLPLFHVYGLALNYGLPLTIGAQIVLVPAPQPALYQEAITKTRPTVLPGVPTLYERITDWALETGADLSSIHSSVSGAATLPAATIERWEQVTGGRLVEGYGLTETAPILTVNPLNANRRPGYVGMPFPNTEVRIANPDNPAETMPDGEAGEVLARGPQVFSGYLNKPEANARSFYEDWFRTGDMAVMEPDGYVRLVARIKEIIITGGFNVYPDEVEGVMRQHPDVTDIAVVGRPRNDGSEDVVACVTLRDGAILDPDGLKDFARQRLTRYKVPRTFYHFEELERDQTGKIRRREVRDALAKDLTQA; encoded by the coding sequence ATGGGAGCGTTCGAGAGCAAGGCCTGGATCGAAAACTACGCGGAATGGACCGACCCGTACCCGGACCTTGGCAGCGACACCTTGGTCAGCATGTTCAACCAGATCGTCGCTAACTCGCCAAAGAACAAGGCGACCTGGTTCATGGGCAAAGAACTCACCTACGGAGAACTCAACGAGAAGGTGAGTAACGCTGCCGCCGCCCTCGTCGGCATTGGGGTCCGTTCAGGCGACCGAGTTGCCGTCGCGCTGCCGAACTGCCCGCAACATGTCATCGCTGTCACCGCGCTCCTGCGCATCGGCGCGACCGTCGTGGCACACAACCCGCTGTACACGTCCTACGAGCTCAAGAGCCAGTTTCTCGACCACGGCGCGAAGGTGGCCATCGTCTTCGACCGTGAGGCGGACACCTTCCTCAAACTGCGCGAGGACACGCCGCTGGAGACCATCATCACCGTCAACATGATCGATGAGATGCCGCTGCGCCTGCGCACGGTGCTGTCGATTCCGCTCCCGCCAATCGCCAAGAAGCGCGCCGAGCTCTCCAAACCGGCTCCGGGCACCATCGCCTGGAAAGACTTCCTCTCCGGCGCAAAGGGCAAGGTGCATGGGGCGAGCGTCACTCAGGACACCGTCGCGTTCATCCTCTACACCTCGGGCACCACCGGTGAACCCAAGGGCGCACCGCTTACCCACCGCAACATCGTCGCCGTCTTGAAGGGCTGTCTGGAGTGGGTGGAAAAGTGGGGCGGCGATGTGGAAGAAAAGGTGCTTGCCGTCCTCCCGCTGTTCCACGTCTACGGCCTTGCACTGAACTACGGACTTCCGCTGACCATCGGTGCGCAGATCGTCCTTGTGCCCGCCCCACAGCCCGCGCTGTACCAGGAGGCAATCACCAAGACCCGCCCCACGGTTCTCCCGGGCGTGCCCACGCTGTACGAGCGCATCACCGACTGGGCTCTTGAAACCGGCGCTGACCTCTCCTCTATCCACTCCTCTGTCTCCGGTGCGGCGACCCTGCCCGCCGCAACCATCGAACGGTGGGAGCAGGTTACGGGCGGGCGCCTTGTCGAGGGCTATGGCCTCACCGAGACTGCGCCGATTCTGACAGTGAACCCCCTGAACGCCAATCGCCGCCCAGGTTATGTCGGCATGCCGTTTCCCAACACCGAGGTCCGCATCGCAAACCCGGACAACCCCGCCGAGACGATGCCCGACGGCGAAGCTGGTGAGGTGCTCGCGCGCGGGCCGCAGGTCTTCTCCGGCTACCTGAACAAGCCCGAAGCCAACGCCAGATCTTTCTACGAAGACTGGTTCCGCACCGGCGACATGGCCGTGATGGAACCCGACGGCTACGTCCGGTTGGTCGCCCGCATCAAGGAGATCATCATCACCGGCGGCTTCAACGTTTACCCGGACGAAGTCGAGGGGGTCATGCGCCAGCACCCGGATGTCACCGATATCGCAGTGGTTGGGCGCCCGCGTAACGACGGCTCGGAGGACGTCGTCGCCTGCGTCACCCTCCGCGACGGTGCCATCCTGGACCCGGATGGGCTCAAAGATTTCGCGCGCCAGCGGCTCACCCGCTACAAGGTGCCGCGTACCTTCTACCACTTCGAGGAGCTTGAGCGGGACCAGACCGGCAAGATCCGCCGCCGCGAGGTGCGTGACGCGCTCGCGAAGGACCTTACGCAAGCGTAG
- the istA gene encoding IS21 family transposase, whose product MQKARGALVEHNITTREQLRGVADHELADWFVDGRSHAQGDFVPIDFDAVAKARTGRNKVTLQVLWGRYTAQSAGTGQRYYSYERFRQLVAQHVDAAGLTARITHAPGHTMQVDWAGTKMPLFDPTGGQGLQVSIFVASLPYSGMVFACACADERQDAWLAAHIRAFEYFGGVAEVIVPDNASTASNAISAADKNRRVNSTYEEFLEHYNTAALPARAKRPKDKASVEAAVKIVTQNVIHALDGHQCVGIDELNAKITALVDGINAAEPFRGNATSRRALFDQFERDVLTALPTTPWQRTEWKRAKVAPNFHIRVHNVHYSVPHQLVGRTVDVRITGDSLAVFDAGQRVATHQLARVRGVYVTDTDHIPANMGDTRGLWTSEYFLREAAKIGPATRQVIFELIETKAIPAQVYQACRNVLNMGKHANKPILEEACRRLVSTDGARRAVSYTAVKNMMAAVRKDTSTRPTGTDLSTDLPTSRPTRDVPTPTARDTRGAYLGGAAQFSLENLTKKGSA is encoded by the coding sequence GTGCAAAAAGCCCGCGGTGCGCTGGTGGAACACAACATCACAACGCGTGAGCAACTTCGTGGGGTTGCTGATCATGAGCTGGCGGACTGGTTCGTCGACGGGCGCAGCCATGCTCAGGGGGATTTCGTCCCGATCGATTTCGACGCTGTCGCCAAGGCGCGCACCGGGCGCAACAAGGTGACTTTGCAGGTGCTGTGGGGCCGCTACACCGCACAGTCTGCGGGCACAGGCCAGCGGTATTACAGCTACGAGCGGTTTCGCCAGCTTGTGGCTCAACACGTTGATGCAGCCGGGCTGACCGCCAGGATCACCCATGCCCCAGGCCATACGATGCAGGTGGACTGGGCAGGCACGAAGATGCCGCTGTTTGACCCCACCGGCGGGCAAGGCTTGCAGGTCAGCATCTTTGTCGCCTCGCTGCCGTATTCGGGCATGGTATTCGCCTGCGCGTGCGCGGATGAGCGCCAGGACGCGTGGCTTGCAGCCCATATCCGCGCGTTCGAGTACTTCGGCGGGGTCGCCGAGGTCATCGTGCCAGATAACGCCTCGACAGCCTCGAACGCGATCAGTGCCGCGGATAAAAATCGCCGGGTCAACTCCACCTACGAGGAGTTTTTGGAGCACTACAACACCGCCGCGTTGCCGGCCCGCGCGAAACGACCCAAAGACAAGGCCAGCGTCGAAGCCGCAGTCAAGATCGTCACCCAGAACGTCATCCACGCACTCGATGGCCACCAGTGCGTCGGGATAGACGAGCTCAACGCAAAAATCACCGCCCTGGTCGATGGGATCAACGCTGCCGAACCGTTTCGCGGCAATGCGACGAGCAGGCGCGCATTGTTCGATCAGTTCGAACGCGACGTGCTCACCGCGCTGCCTACAACACCGTGGCAGCGCACCGAATGGAAACGCGCCAAAGTCGCGCCCAATTTCCACATCAGAGTGCACAACGTGCATTACTCGGTACCGCACCAACTGGTGGGCCGCACCGTGGACGTGCGTATCACCGGTGACAGCCTCGCCGTCTTCGACGCCGGGCAGCGTGTGGCCACCCACCAACTCGCACGTGTCCGCGGGGTGTACGTCACCGACACCGACCACATCCCGGCGAACATGGGTGACACCCGGGGGTTGTGGACAAGCGAGTACTTCCTGCGCGAAGCCGCCAAAATCGGGCCGGCCACCCGCCAGGTGATCTTTGAGCTCATCGAAACCAAAGCGATCCCTGCCCAGGTGTACCAAGCGTGCCGCAACGTGCTCAACATGGGCAAACACGCCAACAAGCCAATCCTCGAGGAGGCCTGCCGGCGTTTGGTGTCCACCGACGGCGCCAGGCGTGCTGTGTCGTATACCGCGGTGAAAAACATGATGGCCGCCGTGCGCAAAGACACCTCCACACGACCCACAGGCACTGACCTTTCAACCGATCTGCCAACAAGCAGACCCACCCGTGACGTGCCTACCCCGACAGCGCGTGACACGCGCGGCGCCTACCTCGGTGGTGCCGCCCAGTTCAGCCTCGAAAACCTCACCAAGAAGGGATCTGCATAA
- a CDS encoding ATP-binding protein — protein MPRPQPASASARFLDESVLPIFTDLRMTAFGQSVIDIAADPAFDDWSFSDKVLYALDKEVAAKRERRVNKLLKASRSPNPDACIEDVTYTPGRIINKEQITRLAHCQWCQSAQNIVILGKSSVGKTYLAQALLTAACRNDYSARFFRTDTLANHLAVLKHDDPARITFLEDLHHTDVLVLDDFLTTPIDAATAHQLLNILAEREPRGSTIVTSQFTPDEWYKSIPDAVIAESILNRLVAGAEIITLEGTNMRLTP, from the coding sequence ATGCCCCGCCCACAACCAGCATCAGCATCCGCCCGCTTCCTCGACGAATCAGTCCTGCCGATCTTTACAGATCTGCGGATGACCGCCTTCGGACAAAGTGTTATCGACATCGCCGCCGATCCCGCATTCGACGATTGGAGCTTCTCCGACAAAGTGCTCTACGCACTCGATAAAGAGGTAGCGGCCAAGCGTGAGAGGCGAGTCAACAAACTGCTCAAAGCATCCCGATCGCCAAATCCCGATGCTTGTATCGAAGACGTCACCTACACGCCCGGCCGCATCATCAACAAAGAGCAAATCACCCGACTCGCTCACTGTCAATGGTGCCAAAGCGCACAAAACATTGTCATCCTGGGCAAATCCTCCGTCGGCAAAACCTACCTCGCCCAAGCACTGCTCACCGCAGCGTGCCGAAACGACTACTCCGCACGCTTCTTCCGCACCGACACACTCGCCAACCACCTCGCCGTGCTCAAACACGACGACCCAGCCCGCATCACTTTCCTCGAAGACCTCCACCACACAGACGTGTTAGTCCTCGACGACTTCCTCACCACCCCAATCGATGCCGCCACCGCACACCAGCTGCTCAACATCCTCGCAGAGCGCGAACCCCGCGGATCCACCATCGTGACATCCCAGTTCACACCCGACGAATGGTACAAATCCATCCCCGACGCCGTCATCGCCGAATCCATCCTCAACCGACTCGTCGCCGGCGCCGAAATCATCACACTCGAAGGCACCAACATGCGACTGACCCCATAA
- a CDS encoding IS256 family transposase, producing the protein MTTVSPKKSHDPSRVNEISEKLMDNPELAKLIGELSTSTDDASELVKGLLQASINAGLQAEMDAHLGYEHSDRKAKAQVTDAGGGNHRNGSYTKTVDSGYGPVEVTMPRDRAGTFTPQMVPKGSRRLTELDDMIISLYAGGMTVRDIQHHLATTLGVDMSPDTISTITDAVLEEVMIWQNRQLDEFYPVIFLDALRVKIRDGHRVVNKACYMAVGVDMDGIKHILGLWIADNEGAAFWASVCADLANRGVQDVFIVCCDGLQGLPEAVEATWPNSMVQTCIVHLIRAANRWVSYQDRKGVSRALREVYTAPNEETARASLDAFEASELGLKYPQSVKVWRDAWERFVPFLQFPPAARRVLYTTNSIESLNAELRKATRNRGQFPNDTAALKTLWLMICNIEDKRAAQRAKKAKRDVECNGYIEGAKATGWKQAINQLAVAYPDRFADYL; encoded by the coding sequence ATGACTACTGTGTCACCGAAGAAAAGCCACGACCCGTCCAGGGTCAACGAGATCAGCGAGAAGCTGATGGATAACCCCGAGCTCGCAAAGCTCATCGGGGAGCTGTCCACCTCCACCGACGACGCCAGCGAGCTGGTCAAGGGGCTTTTGCAGGCGTCGATCAACGCCGGCCTGCAGGCGGAGATGGATGCCCATTTGGGCTACGAACACTCCGACCGCAAAGCGAAAGCCCAGGTAACAGATGCTGGTGGTGGCAACCACCGAAACGGGTCGTACACCAAGACCGTCGATTCCGGCTACGGCCCTGTTGAGGTCACGATGCCACGGGATCGCGCGGGCACGTTCACCCCGCAGATGGTGCCCAAAGGCTCCCGTCGGCTCACAGAGCTCGACGACATGATTATCTCGCTGTACGCCGGCGGGATGACCGTGCGAGATATCCAGCACCATCTCGCCACCACCCTGGGGGTGGATATGAGCCCGGATACGATCAGCACCATTACCGATGCGGTCTTAGAAGAGGTCATGATCTGGCAAAACCGCCAGCTCGACGAGTTTTACCCAGTGATCTTCCTCGACGCGCTACGCGTGAAGATCCGTGACGGCCACCGCGTGGTCAACAAGGCTTGCTACATGGCGGTTGGTGTCGACATGGACGGCATCAAGCACATCCTGGGATTGTGGATCGCTGACAATGAAGGCGCCGCATTTTGGGCATCGGTGTGCGCAGATCTGGCCAACCGCGGGGTCCAGGACGTGTTCATTGTCTGCTGCGACGGGCTCCAAGGCCTGCCAGAAGCCGTGGAGGCAACCTGGCCGAATTCCATGGTGCAGACCTGCATCGTGCACCTGATTCGGGCGGCGAACCGGTGGGTGTCGTATCAGGACCGCAAAGGCGTCTCTCGCGCGCTGCGTGAGGTCTACACCGCTCCCAATGAGGAGACGGCACGCGCCAGCCTGGATGCTTTCGAGGCCAGTGAGCTGGGCCTAAAATACCCCCAGTCGGTCAAAGTCTGGCGCGACGCTTGGGAGCGGTTCGTGCCGTTTCTGCAGTTCCCGCCTGCGGCCAGGCGGGTGCTCTACACCACCAATTCGATCGAGTCGCTGAATGCTGAACTGCGTAAAGCTACCCGTAACAGGGGCCAGTTCCCGAACGATACCGCGGCGTTGAAGACGCTGTGGTTGATGATCTGCAACATCGAGGACAAGCGCGCTGCGCAGCGGGCGAAGAAAGCCAAGCGCGACGTTGAGTGCAACGGCTATATTGAAGGAGCGAAAGCCACCGGGTGGAAACAAGCCATCAACCAACTAGCCGTGGCTTACCCCGACCGATTCGCGGACTACTTGTAA